A genomic segment from Xyrauchen texanus isolate HMW12.3.18 chromosome 21, RBS_HiC_50CHRs, whole genome shotgun sequence encodes:
- the kif23 gene encoding kinesin-like protein KIF23 isoform X1: protein MIRQTKVKTPRRPAPKKPSNTQKDPVGVYCRVRPLGAEDEECCIEVISNTTIQLHAPDGLKANRNGEYKETQYSFKKVFGIKTTQRELFEDVAKPLVEDLTHCKNGLLFTYGVTGSGKTHTMTGSPGQGGLLPRSLDMIFNSIGPYQAKRFVFKPDDKNGMEVQTQVDALLDRQKRDSQTNVPKTPSRRILDPEFADMISPEEAYKADGVDEDSSYSVFVSYIEIYNNYIYDLLEETPFDPIKPKWNVAGIPLRHNTEFIQPQSKILREDQNHNMYVAGCTEVEVKSTEEAFEVFWRGQKKRRIANTQLNRESSRSHSVFIIKLAQAPLDADGDNVLQDKNQVNVSQLCLVDLAGSERTSRTRAEGSRLREAGNINQSLMTLRTCIEVLRENQMCGMNKMVPYRDSKVTHLFKNYFDGEGKVRMVVCVNPKADDYEETLLVMRFAEMTQEVEVARPVDRPICGFAAGRRQKNQAFKEELTHRLEERGGPVDGESQTVLSQLLQSFTPLPPCEISGPNDDVTLPKLIEALEKRHKIRQMMIGEYNKTANMLKSILQEQDSNVLSKDNFIQEQRGKLGEKDKMIQNQKNEIDRLEKKSKMLEYKIEILQKTTNIYEEDKRSLRHELESREQRLQREVSDKRRMEARMQGIVTDAKLKWEKECERRVNAKQLEMQNKLWVKDEKLKQLKAIVTEGKTENRQPHRPSREKDKDPPKRSASPSPVPTGPPVRPLHRRSHSAGGERWVDHKPTTNVDLDTVMQPNIPNAIKVTAPSEKALSKCDKYVLTHQEVASDGEIQTKLIKGEVFKTRGGGQSVQFTDIETLKQESPISASRKRRSAETGPAQEGEPMEGDWTDVETRCSVAVEMRTGSNLGPGYQHHGYPKRKKP from the exons ATGATAAGGCAAAC GAAGGTCAAGACCCCCCGCCGCCCTGCTCCAAAAAAGCCATCCAACACCCAGAAAGACCCTGTTGGG GTGTATTGTCGTGTGCGACCACTCGGTGCAGAGGATGAGGAATGTTGTATTGAGGTTATAAGCAAcaccaccattcagttgcatgcCCCTGATGGCCTCAAAGCCAACAGAAATGGTGAATACAAAGAG ACTCAATACTccttcaaaaaagtatttggaatcAAAACAACACAGAGAGAGTTATTTGAAGATGTTGCCAAACCTCTAGTGGAAGACCTAACTCACTGTAAAAATG gtcTGCTGTTTACCTATGGTGTCACTGGCAGTGGTAAAACTCACACAATGACTGGCTCCCCGGGCCAAGGTGGGCTGCTTCCACGTTCACTTGACATGATCTTCAACAGCATTGGTCCCTACCAGGCCAAGAGATTT GTTTTCAAGCCTGATGATAAAAATGGCATGGAAGTGCAAACTCAGGTGGATGCGCTCTTAGACCGACAGAAACGAGATAGTCAGACAAATGTACCAAAGACCCCGTCAAG GCGAATATTAGACCCAGAATTTGCTGATATGATCAGCCCAGAGGAGGCTTATAAGGCAGATGGGGTGGATGAGGATAGCAGCTACAGTGTCTTTGTCTCTTACATTGAGATTTACAACAACTACATCTATGATCTCCTGGAGGAAACTCCCTTTGACCCAATAAAGCCCAA GTGGAATGTTGCAGGCATACCTCTACGACACAACACTGAGTTCAT ACAACCGCAATCGAAAATCTTGCGTGAAGATCAAAATCACAACATGTATGTAGCCGGGTGCACTGAGGTTGAGGTCAAGTCAACAGAGGAAGCTTTTGAAGTCTTTTGGAGAG GTCAGAAGAAGCGCAGGATTGCAAACACGCAGTTAAATCGTGAGTCCAGCCGCTCTCATAGTGTATTCATTATCAAGTTGGCACAAGCACCTCTGGATGCGGATGGAGACAATGTGCTTCAG GATAAGAATCAAGTAAACGTGAGTCAGTTATGTCTAGTGGATCTGGCTGGCAGTGAGCGCACTAGCAGAACCCGAGCAGAGGGCAGCCGTCTTCGTGAAGCAG GCAACATCAATCAGTCTTTAATGACACTACGCACATGTATTGAGGTTCTGAGAGAGAACCAGATGTGTGGCATGAACAAG ATGGTTCCATACAGAGATTCCAAAGTGACCCATCTATTCAAAAACTACTTTGATGGAGAAGGCAAAGTGAGAATGGTAGTTTGTGTAAATCCAAAAGCTGATGATTATGAGGAGACATTG CTCGTGATGCGCTTTGCTGAGATGACTCAGGAGGTGGAGGTGGCCCGACCTGTTGACAGACCAATCTGTGGCTTTGCAGCTGGTCGCCGACAGAAGAACCAGGCTTTTAAAGAGGAGCTGACCCACAGACTGGAGGAACGTGGTGGTCCTGTAGATGGAG AGTCTCAAACAGTATTGAGCCAGCTGCTGCAGTCTTTTACTCCACTGCCTCCCTGTGAGATCTCTGGCCCTAATGATGATGTTACTCTACCAAAGCTCATAGAGGCCCTGGAGAAGAGACACAAGATTCGCCAGATGATGATCGGCGAGTACAATAAAACTG CTAACATGCTAAAATCCATCCTTCAAGAGCAGGACAGCAATGTTCTTTCCAAAGACAACTTCATCCAAGAACAGCGTGGAAAGCTTGGTGAAAAGGACAAGATGATCCAGAACCAGAAGAATGAGATTGATCGGCTGGAAAAGAAATCCAAGATGCTGGAGTACAAG ATTGAGATCTTGCAGAAAACGACCAACATCTATGAGGAGGACAAGCGATCTCTACGTCATGAACTGGAGAGCAGAGAACAGCGGCTGCAAAGGGAAGTGTCTGATAAGAGACGCATGGAAGCACGCATGCAGGGCATAGTCACCGACGCCAAGCTCAAGTGGGAGAAGGAGTGT GAGAGACGGGTAAATGCCAAGCAGTTGGAGATGCAGAATAAGCTGTGGGTGAAGGATGAGAAACTAAAGCAGCTTAAAGCCATTGTGACGGAGGGAAAGACAGAGAACCGGCAACCACATCGGCCATCCAgagaaaaggacaaagatcccCCAAAGAGATCCGCCTCCCCGTCACCTGTTCCT ACTGGGCCACCAGTTCGGCCTCTACACAGACGCTCGCACTCTGCAGGTGGGGAGAGGTGGGTAGATCATAAACCAACTACTAATGTAGACCTGGATACAGTCATGCAGCCGAACATCCCCAACGCCATCAAAGTGACTGCTCCCAGTGAGAAAGCTCTGTCTAAGTGTGACAAGTACGTTCTGACGCACCAGGAGGTGGCCTCCGATGGGGAGATTCAGACCAAGTTAATCAAG GGTGAAGTGTTCAAGACCAGAGGTGGAGGACAGTCTGTTCAGTTCACGGATATTGAAACGCTCAAGCAAGAAAGTCCTATTTCAGCCAG cCGAAAGAGGCGATCAGCAGAGACTGGCCCAGCCCAGGAGGGTGAGCCTATGGAGGGGGACTGGACAGATGTGGAGACCAGG TGCTCTGTTGCTGTTGAGATGAGAACTGGCTCTAACCTGGGACCTGGATACCAGCACCATGGATATCCAAA ACGCAAAAAGCCTTAA
- the kif23 gene encoding kinesin-like protein KIF23 isoform X4 gives MIRQTKVKTPRRPAPKKPSNTQKDPVGVYCRVRPLGAEDEECCIEVISNTTIQLHAPDGLKANRNGEYKETQYSFKKVFGIKTTQRELFEDVAKPLVEDLTHCKNGLLFTYGVTGSGKTHTMTGSPGQGGLLPRSLDMIFNSIGPYQAKRFVFKPDDKNGMEVQTQVDALLDRQKRDSQTNVPKTPSRRILDPEFADMISPEEAYKADGVDEDSSYSVFVSYIEIYNNYIYDLLEETPFDPIKPKWNVAGIPLRHNTEFIQPQSKILREDQNHNMYVAGCTEVEVKSTEEAFEVFWRGQKKRRIANTQLNRESSRSHSVFIIKLAQAPLDADGDNVLQDKNQVNVSQLCLVDLAGSERTSRTRAEGSRLREAGNINQSLMTLRTCIEVLRENQMCGMNKMVPYRDSKVTHLFKNYFDGEGKVRMVVCVNPKADDYEETLLVMRFAEMTQEVEVARPVDRPICGFAAGRRQKNQAFKEELTHRLEERGGPVDGESQTVLSQLLQSFTPLPPCEISGPNDDVTLPKLIEALEKRHKIRQMMIGEYNKTANMLKSILQEQDSNVLSKDNFIQEQRGKLGEKDKMIQNQKNEIDRLEKKSKMLEYKIEILQKTTNIYEEDKRSLRHELESREQRLQREVSDKRRMEARMQGIVTDAKLKWEKECERRVNAKQLEMQNKLWVKDEKLKQLKAIVTEGKTENRQPHRPSREKDKDPPKRSASPSPVPSPYNGCQSSLSSLEPMYNFPQTVRPDYPFLRPGSVSVTSCISEWEQGVTQSRRQSSHMPPDRRKRAQGLPSTLERRRGRCWVRDCEVPVLPADVDLETTGQWTGPPVRPLHRRSHSAGGERWVDHKPTTNVDLDTVMQPNIPNAIKVTAPSEKALSKCDKYVLTHQEVASDGEIQTKLIKGEVFKTRGGGQSVQFTDIETLKQESPISASRKRRSAETGPAQEGEPMEGDWTDVETRCSVAVEMRTGSNLGPGYQHHGYPKRKKP, from the exons ATGATAAGGCAAAC GAAGGTCAAGACCCCCCGCCGCCCTGCTCCAAAAAAGCCATCCAACACCCAGAAAGACCCTGTTGGG GTGTATTGTCGTGTGCGACCACTCGGTGCAGAGGATGAGGAATGTTGTATTGAGGTTATAAGCAAcaccaccattcagttgcatgcCCCTGATGGCCTCAAAGCCAACAGAAATGGTGAATACAAAGAG ACTCAATACTccttcaaaaaagtatttggaatcAAAACAACACAGAGAGAGTTATTTGAAGATGTTGCCAAACCTCTAGTGGAAGACCTAACTCACTGTAAAAATG gtcTGCTGTTTACCTATGGTGTCACTGGCAGTGGTAAAACTCACACAATGACTGGCTCCCCGGGCCAAGGTGGGCTGCTTCCACGTTCACTTGACATGATCTTCAACAGCATTGGTCCCTACCAGGCCAAGAGATTT GTTTTCAAGCCTGATGATAAAAATGGCATGGAAGTGCAAACTCAGGTGGATGCGCTCTTAGACCGACAGAAACGAGATAGTCAGACAAATGTACCAAAGACCCCGTCAAG GCGAATATTAGACCCAGAATTTGCTGATATGATCAGCCCAGAGGAGGCTTATAAGGCAGATGGGGTGGATGAGGATAGCAGCTACAGTGTCTTTGTCTCTTACATTGAGATTTACAACAACTACATCTATGATCTCCTGGAGGAAACTCCCTTTGACCCAATAAAGCCCAA GTGGAATGTTGCAGGCATACCTCTACGACACAACACTGAGTTCAT ACAACCGCAATCGAAAATCTTGCGTGAAGATCAAAATCACAACATGTATGTAGCCGGGTGCACTGAGGTTGAGGTCAAGTCAACAGAGGAAGCTTTTGAAGTCTTTTGGAGAG GTCAGAAGAAGCGCAGGATTGCAAACACGCAGTTAAATCGTGAGTCCAGCCGCTCTCATAGTGTATTCATTATCAAGTTGGCACAAGCACCTCTGGATGCGGATGGAGACAATGTGCTTCAG GATAAGAATCAAGTAAACGTGAGTCAGTTATGTCTAGTGGATCTGGCTGGCAGTGAGCGCACTAGCAGAACCCGAGCAGAGGGCAGCCGTCTTCGTGAAGCAG GCAACATCAATCAGTCTTTAATGACACTACGCACATGTATTGAGGTTCTGAGAGAGAACCAGATGTGTGGCATGAACAAG ATGGTTCCATACAGAGATTCCAAAGTGACCCATCTATTCAAAAACTACTTTGATGGAGAAGGCAAAGTGAGAATGGTAGTTTGTGTAAATCCAAAAGCTGATGATTATGAGGAGACATTG CTCGTGATGCGCTTTGCTGAGATGACTCAGGAGGTGGAGGTGGCCCGACCTGTTGACAGACCAATCTGTGGCTTTGCAGCTGGTCGCCGACAGAAGAACCAGGCTTTTAAAGAGGAGCTGACCCACAGACTGGAGGAACGTGGTGGTCCTGTAGATGGAG AGTCTCAAACAGTATTGAGCCAGCTGCTGCAGTCTTTTACTCCACTGCCTCCCTGTGAGATCTCTGGCCCTAATGATGATGTTACTCTACCAAAGCTCATAGAGGCCCTGGAGAAGAGACACAAGATTCGCCAGATGATGATCGGCGAGTACAATAAAACTG CTAACATGCTAAAATCCATCCTTCAAGAGCAGGACAGCAATGTTCTTTCCAAAGACAACTTCATCCAAGAACAGCGTGGAAAGCTTGGTGAAAAGGACAAGATGATCCAGAACCAGAAGAATGAGATTGATCGGCTGGAAAAGAAATCCAAGATGCTGGAGTACAAG ATTGAGATCTTGCAGAAAACGACCAACATCTATGAGGAGGACAAGCGATCTCTACGTCATGAACTGGAGAGCAGAGAACAGCGGCTGCAAAGGGAAGTGTCTGATAAGAGACGCATGGAAGCACGCATGCAGGGCATAGTCACCGACGCCAAGCTCAAGTGGGAGAAGGAGTGT GAGAGACGGGTAAATGCCAAGCAGTTGGAGATGCAGAATAAGCTGTGGGTGAAGGATGAGAAACTAAAGCAGCTTAAAGCCATTGTGACGGAGGGAAAGACAGAGAACCGGCAACCACATCGGCCATCCAgagaaaaggacaaagatcccCCAAAGAGATCCGCCTCCCCGTCACCTGTTCCT TCTCCCTACAATGGCTGCCAGTCATCCCTCTCCTCCTTGGAGCCCATGTATAATTTCCCTCAGACAGTCAGGCCAGATTATCCCTTCCTCAGACCAGGCAGTGTGTCTGTGACCTCCTGCATCTCTGAGTGGGAGCAGGGAGTCACACAGTCTCGCAGGCAGAGTAGCCACATGCCCCCAGACAGAAGAAAGAGAGCTCAGGGCCTTCCCAGCACTCTTGAGAGGAGGAGAGGCAGATGCTGGGTCAGAGACTGTGAGGTGCCTGTCCTGCCAGCAGACGTAGACCTAGAGACAACTGGTCAATGG ACTGGGCCACCAGTTCGGCCTCTACACAGACGCTCGCACTCTGCAGGTGGGGAGAGGTGGGTAGATCATAAACCAACTACTAATGTAGACCTGGATACAGTCATGCAGCCGAACATCCCCAACGCCATCAAAGTGACTGCTCCCAGTGAGAAAGCTCTGTCTAAGTGTGACAAGTACGTTCTGACGCACCAGGAGGTGGCCTCCGATGGGGAGATTCAGACCAAGTTAATCAAG GGTGAAGTGTTCAAGACCAGAGGTGGAGGACAGTCTGTTCAGTTCACGGATATTGAAACGCTCAAGCAAGAAAGTCCTATTTCAGCCAG cCGAAAGAGGCGATCAGCAGAGACTGGCCCAGCCCAGGAGGGTGAGCCTATGGAGGGGGACTGGACAGATGTGGAGACCAGG TGCTCTGTTGCTGTTGAGATGAGAACTGGCTCTAACCTGGGACCTGGATACCAGCACCATGGATATCCAAA ACGCAAAAAGCCTTAA
- the kif23 gene encoding kinesin-like protein KIF23 isoform X2 — protein MQVNGKVKTPRRPAPKKPSNTQKDPVGVYCRVRPLGAEDEECCIEVISNTTIQLHAPDGLKANRNGEYKETQYSFKKVFGIKTTQRELFEDVAKPLVEDLTHCKNGLLFTYGVTGSGKTHTMTGSPGQGGLLPRSLDMIFNSIGPYQAKRFVFKPDDKNGMEVQTQVDALLDRQKRDSQTNVPKTPSRRILDPEFADMISPEEAYKADGVDEDSSYSVFVSYIEIYNNYIYDLLEETPFDPIKPKWNVAGIPLRHNTEFIQPQSKILREDQNHNMYVAGCTEVEVKSTEEAFEVFWRGQKKRRIANTQLNRESSRSHSVFIIKLAQAPLDADGDNVLQDKNQVNVSQLCLVDLAGSERTSRTRAEGSRLREAGNINQSLMTLRTCIEVLRENQMCGMNKMVPYRDSKVTHLFKNYFDGEGKVRMVVCVNPKADDYEETLLVMRFAEMTQEVEVARPVDRPICGFAAGRRQKNQAFKEELTHRLEERGGPVDGESQTVLSQLLQSFTPLPPCEISGPNDDVTLPKLIEALEKRHKIRQMMIGEYNKTANMLKSILQEQDSNVLSKDNFIQEQRGKLGEKDKMIQNQKNEIDRLEKKSKMLEYKIEILQKTTNIYEEDKRSLRHELESREQRLQREVSDKRRMEARMQGIVTDAKLKWEKECERRVNAKQLEMQNKLWVKDEKLKQLKAIVTEGKTENRQPHRPSREKDKDPPKRSASPSPVPTGPPVRPLHRRSHSAGGERWVDHKPTTNVDLDTVMQPNIPNAIKVTAPSEKALSKCDKYVLTHQEVASDGEIQTKLIKGEVFKTRGGGQSVQFTDIETLKQESPISASRKRRSAETGPAQEGEPMEGDWTDVETRCSVAVEMRTGSNLGPGYQHHGYPKRKKP, from the exons atgcaagtaaacgg GAAGGTCAAGACCCCCCGCCGCCCTGCTCCAAAAAAGCCATCCAACACCCAGAAAGACCCTGTTGGG GTGTATTGTCGTGTGCGACCACTCGGTGCAGAGGATGAGGAATGTTGTATTGAGGTTATAAGCAAcaccaccattcagttgcatgcCCCTGATGGCCTCAAAGCCAACAGAAATGGTGAATACAAAGAG ACTCAATACTccttcaaaaaagtatttggaatcAAAACAACACAGAGAGAGTTATTTGAAGATGTTGCCAAACCTCTAGTGGAAGACCTAACTCACTGTAAAAATG gtcTGCTGTTTACCTATGGTGTCACTGGCAGTGGTAAAACTCACACAATGACTGGCTCCCCGGGCCAAGGTGGGCTGCTTCCACGTTCACTTGACATGATCTTCAACAGCATTGGTCCCTACCAGGCCAAGAGATTT GTTTTCAAGCCTGATGATAAAAATGGCATGGAAGTGCAAACTCAGGTGGATGCGCTCTTAGACCGACAGAAACGAGATAGTCAGACAAATGTACCAAAGACCCCGTCAAG GCGAATATTAGACCCAGAATTTGCTGATATGATCAGCCCAGAGGAGGCTTATAAGGCAGATGGGGTGGATGAGGATAGCAGCTACAGTGTCTTTGTCTCTTACATTGAGATTTACAACAACTACATCTATGATCTCCTGGAGGAAACTCCCTTTGACCCAATAAAGCCCAA GTGGAATGTTGCAGGCATACCTCTACGACACAACACTGAGTTCAT ACAACCGCAATCGAAAATCTTGCGTGAAGATCAAAATCACAACATGTATGTAGCCGGGTGCACTGAGGTTGAGGTCAAGTCAACAGAGGAAGCTTTTGAAGTCTTTTGGAGAG GTCAGAAGAAGCGCAGGATTGCAAACACGCAGTTAAATCGTGAGTCCAGCCGCTCTCATAGTGTATTCATTATCAAGTTGGCACAAGCACCTCTGGATGCGGATGGAGACAATGTGCTTCAG GATAAGAATCAAGTAAACGTGAGTCAGTTATGTCTAGTGGATCTGGCTGGCAGTGAGCGCACTAGCAGAACCCGAGCAGAGGGCAGCCGTCTTCGTGAAGCAG GCAACATCAATCAGTCTTTAATGACACTACGCACATGTATTGAGGTTCTGAGAGAGAACCAGATGTGTGGCATGAACAAG ATGGTTCCATACAGAGATTCCAAAGTGACCCATCTATTCAAAAACTACTTTGATGGAGAAGGCAAAGTGAGAATGGTAGTTTGTGTAAATCCAAAAGCTGATGATTATGAGGAGACATTG CTCGTGATGCGCTTTGCTGAGATGACTCAGGAGGTGGAGGTGGCCCGACCTGTTGACAGACCAATCTGTGGCTTTGCAGCTGGTCGCCGACAGAAGAACCAGGCTTTTAAAGAGGAGCTGACCCACAGACTGGAGGAACGTGGTGGTCCTGTAGATGGAG AGTCTCAAACAGTATTGAGCCAGCTGCTGCAGTCTTTTACTCCACTGCCTCCCTGTGAGATCTCTGGCCCTAATGATGATGTTACTCTACCAAAGCTCATAGAGGCCCTGGAGAAGAGACACAAGATTCGCCAGATGATGATCGGCGAGTACAATAAAACTG CTAACATGCTAAAATCCATCCTTCAAGAGCAGGACAGCAATGTTCTTTCCAAAGACAACTTCATCCAAGAACAGCGTGGAAAGCTTGGTGAAAAGGACAAGATGATCCAGAACCAGAAGAATGAGATTGATCGGCTGGAAAAGAAATCCAAGATGCTGGAGTACAAG ATTGAGATCTTGCAGAAAACGACCAACATCTATGAGGAGGACAAGCGATCTCTACGTCATGAACTGGAGAGCAGAGAACAGCGGCTGCAAAGGGAAGTGTCTGATAAGAGACGCATGGAAGCACGCATGCAGGGCATAGTCACCGACGCCAAGCTCAAGTGGGAGAAGGAGTGT GAGAGACGGGTAAATGCCAAGCAGTTGGAGATGCAGAATAAGCTGTGGGTGAAGGATGAGAAACTAAAGCAGCTTAAAGCCATTGTGACGGAGGGAAAGACAGAGAACCGGCAACCACATCGGCCATCCAgagaaaaggacaaagatcccCCAAAGAGATCCGCCTCCCCGTCACCTGTTCCT ACTGGGCCACCAGTTCGGCCTCTACACAGACGCTCGCACTCTGCAGGTGGGGAGAGGTGGGTAGATCATAAACCAACTACTAATGTAGACCTGGATACAGTCATGCAGCCGAACATCCCCAACGCCATCAAAGTGACTGCTCCCAGTGAGAAAGCTCTGTCTAAGTGTGACAAGTACGTTCTGACGCACCAGGAGGTGGCCTCCGATGGGGAGATTCAGACCAAGTTAATCAAG GGTGAAGTGTTCAAGACCAGAGGTGGAGGACAGTCTGTTCAGTTCACGGATATTGAAACGCTCAAGCAAGAAAGTCCTATTTCAGCCAG cCGAAAGAGGCGATCAGCAGAGACTGGCCCAGCCCAGGAGGGTGAGCCTATGGAGGGGGACTGGACAGATGTGGAGACCAGG TGCTCTGTTGCTGTTGAGATGAGAACTGGCTCTAACCTGGGACCTGGATACCAGCACCATGGATATCCAAA ACGCAAAAAGCCTTAA
- the kif23 gene encoding kinesin-like protein KIF23 isoform X3: MIRQTKVKTPRRPAPKKPSNTQKDPVGVYCRVRPLGAEDEECCIEVISNTTIQLHAPDGLKANRNGEYKETQYSFKKVFGIKTTQRELFEDVAKPLVEDLTHCKNGLLFTYGVTGSGKTHTMTGSPGQGGLLPRSLDMIFNSIGPYQAKRFVFKPDDKNGMEVQTQVDALLDRQKRDSQTNVPKTPSRRILDPEFADMISPEEAYKADGVDEDSSYSVFVSYIEIYNNYIYDLLEETPFDPIKPKQPQSKILREDQNHNMYVAGCTEVEVKSTEEAFEVFWRGQKKRRIANTQLNRESSRSHSVFIIKLAQAPLDADGDNVLQDKNQVNVSQLCLVDLAGSERTSRTRAEGSRLREAGNINQSLMTLRTCIEVLRENQMCGMNKMVPYRDSKVTHLFKNYFDGEGKVRMVVCVNPKADDYEETLLVMRFAEMTQEVEVARPVDRPICGFAAGRRQKNQAFKEELTHRLEERGGPVDGESQTVLSQLLQSFTPLPPCEISGPNDDVTLPKLIEALEKRHKIRQMMIGEYNKTANMLKSILQEQDSNVLSKDNFIQEQRGKLGEKDKMIQNQKNEIDRLEKKSKMLEYKIEILQKTTNIYEEDKRSLRHELESREQRLQREVSDKRRMEARMQGIVTDAKLKWEKECERRVNAKQLEMQNKLWVKDEKLKQLKAIVTEGKTENRQPHRPSREKDKDPPKRSASPSPVPTGPPVRPLHRRSHSAGGERWVDHKPTTNVDLDTVMQPNIPNAIKVTAPSEKALSKCDKYVLTHQEVASDGEIQTKLIKGEVFKTRGGGQSVQFTDIETLKQESPISASRKRRSAETGPAQEGEPMEGDWTDVETRCSVAVEMRTGSNLGPGYQHHGYPKRKKP, from the exons ATGATAAGGCAAAC GAAGGTCAAGACCCCCCGCCGCCCTGCTCCAAAAAAGCCATCCAACACCCAGAAAGACCCTGTTGGG GTGTATTGTCGTGTGCGACCACTCGGTGCAGAGGATGAGGAATGTTGTATTGAGGTTATAAGCAAcaccaccattcagttgcatgcCCCTGATGGCCTCAAAGCCAACAGAAATGGTGAATACAAAGAG ACTCAATACTccttcaaaaaagtatttggaatcAAAACAACACAGAGAGAGTTATTTGAAGATGTTGCCAAACCTCTAGTGGAAGACCTAACTCACTGTAAAAATG gtcTGCTGTTTACCTATGGTGTCACTGGCAGTGGTAAAACTCACACAATGACTGGCTCCCCGGGCCAAGGTGGGCTGCTTCCACGTTCACTTGACATGATCTTCAACAGCATTGGTCCCTACCAGGCCAAGAGATTT GTTTTCAAGCCTGATGATAAAAATGGCATGGAAGTGCAAACTCAGGTGGATGCGCTCTTAGACCGACAGAAACGAGATAGTCAGACAAATGTACCAAAGACCCCGTCAAG GCGAATATTAGACCCAGAATTTGCTGATATGATCAGCCCAGAGGAGGCTTATAAGGCAGATGGGGTGGATGAGGATAGCAGCTACAGTGTCTTTGTCTCTTACATTGAGATTTACAACAACTACATCTATGATCTCCTGGAGGAAACTCCCTTTGACCCAATAAAGCCCAA ACAACCGCAATCGAAAATCTTGCGTGAAGATCAAAATCACAACATGTATGTAGCCGGGTGCACTGAGGTTGAGGTCAAGTCAACAGAGGAAGCTTTTGAAGTCTTTTGGAGAG GTCAGAAGAAGCGCAGGATTGCAAACACGCAGTTAAATCGTGAGTCCAGCCGCTCTCATAGTGTATTCATTATCAAGTTGGCACAAGCACCTCTGGATGCGGATGGAGACAATGTGCTTCAG GATAAGAATCAAGTAAACGTGAGTCAGTTATGTCTAGTGGATCTGGCTGGCAGTGAGCGCACTAGCAGAACCCGAGCAGAGGGCAGCCGTCTTCGTGAAGCAG GCAACATCAATCAGTCTTTAATGACACTACGCACATGTATTGAGGTTCTGAGAGAGAACCAGATGTGTGGCATGAACAAG ATGGTTCCATACAGAGATTCCAAAGTGACCCATCTATTCAAAAACTACTTTGATGGAGAAGGCAAAGTGAGAATGGTAGTTTGTGTAAATCCAAAAGCTGATGATTATGAGGAGACATTG CTCGTGATGCGCTTTGCTGAGATGACTCAGGAGGTGGAGGTGGCCCGACCTGTTGACAGACCAATCTGTGGCTTTGCAGCTGGTCGCCGACAGAAGAACCAGGCTTTTAAAGAGGAGCTGACCCACAGACTGGAGGAACGTGGTGGTCCTGTAGATGGAG AGTCTCAAACAGTATTGAGCCAGCTGCTGCAGTCTTTTACTCCACTGCCTCCCTGTGAGATCTCTGGCCCTAATGATGATGTTACTCTACCAAAGCTCATAGAGGCCCTGGAGAAGAGACACAAGATTCGCCAGATGATGATCGGCGAGTACAATAAAACTG CTAACATGCTAAAATCCATCCTTCAAGAGCAGGACAGCAATGTTCTTTCCAAAGACAACTTCATCCAAGAACAGCGTGGAAAGCTTGGTGAAAAGGACAAGATGATCCAGAACCAGAAGAATGAGATTGATCGGCTGGAAAAGAAATCCAAGATGCTGGAGTACAAG ATTGAGATCTTGCAGAAAACGACCAACATCTATGAGGAGGACAAGCGATCTCTACGTCATGAACTGGAGAGCAGAGAACAGCGGCTGCAAAGGGAAGTGTCTGATAAGAGACGCATGGAAGCACGCATGCAGGGCATAGTCACCGACGCCAAGCTCAAGTGGGAGAAGGAGTGT GAGAGACGGGTAAATGCCAAGCAGTTGGAGATGCAGAATAAGCTGTGGGTGAAGGATGAGAAACTAAAGCAGCTTAAAGCCATTGTGACGGAGGGAAAGACAGAGAACCGGCAACCACATCGGCCATCCAgagaaaaggacaaagatcccCCAAAGAGATCCGCCTCCCCGTCACCTGTTCCT ACTGGGCCACCAGTTCGGCCTCTACACAGACGCTCGCACTCTGCAGGTGGGGAGAGGTGGGTAGATCATAAACCAACTACTAATGTAGACCTGGATACAGTCATGCAGCCGAACATCCCCAACGCCATCAAAGTGACTGCTCCCAGTGAGAAAGCTCTGTCTAAGTGTGACAAGTACGTTCTGACGCACCAGGAGGTGGCCTCCGATGGGGAGATTCAGACCAAGTTAATCAAG GGTGAAGTGTTCAAGACCAGAGGTGGAGGACAGTCTGTTCAGTTCACGGATATTGAAACGCTCAAGCAAGAAAGTCCTATTTCAGCCAG cCGAAAGAGGCGATCAGCAGAGACTGGCCCAGCCCAGGAGGGTGAGCCTATGGAGGGGGACTGGACAGATGTGGAGACCAGG TGCTCTGTTGCTGTTGAGATGAGAACTGGCTCTAACCTGGGACCTGGATACCAGCACCATGGATATCCAAA ACGCAAAAAGCCTTAA